The DNA sequence ACCTGTCCACGTCGAATTTCCCGCAGCTGCGCGGGCACTGCTTGTCCAACTACTTCTCCGACCCGGTGTTTCGGGCGGGCCTGGCCCAGCCGCCCGAGGAGAATCCGCAGGCCGCCATCCTGTCCTGGATCCAGACCTTCGGTAACCCGCTGACCTGGGATGACCTGCCGTGGCTGCGGTCATTGACCGACCTGCCGTTGATCGTGAAGGGCATCTGTCACCCCGACGACGTGCGGCGTGCCCGGGACGGCGGCATCGACGGCATCTACTGCTCCACGCACGGCGGCCGCCAGGCCAACGGCGGACTGCCGGCCCTGGACTGCCTGCCTGACGTGGTGGCGGCCGCCGACGGGATGCCGGTGCTCTTCGACTCGGGCATCCGCACCGGGGCCGACATCATCAAGGCCCTTGCGTTGGGCGCCACGGCGGTGGGTATCGGGCGGCCGTATGCCTACGGTCTGGCTTTGGGCGGAACCGCTGGGATCGTGCACGTGCTGCGCTCGCTGCTGGCCGAAGCCGACCTCATCATGGCCGTCGACGGCTATCCGTCACGGCTTGATCTCACCCCGGAAACGCTGCGGCGCGTCACCTGAGCGCCCCCGGCCGCCGTCTGAGACCGTGGTCGATGTGGACGCGATTCTCAACGAGTTCGACGAGTACCTCGCTCTGGAGCGGGGCCGTTCCGACCACACCCGGCGCGCCTACCTCGGTGATCTGCGATCGCTGTTCGGGTTCCTCGCCGATCAGGGACACACCGGCATCGAAGGCCTGAGTCTTCCGTTGCTGCGCAGCTGGCTGGCCGCGCAGGCCGGCGCCGGCGCCGCGCGCAGCACCCTGGCGCGCCGCACATCGACGGTCAAGACCTTTACCGCGTGGGCGGCGCGGCGTGGGCTGCTGGCGACGGATCCCGGTGCGCGCCTGCAACTGCCGAAGTCGCG is a window from the Mycobacterium sp. SVM_VP21 genome containing:
- a CDS encoding alpha-hydroxy-acid oxidizing protein encodes the protein MAFGDYQFEIYLQGLAGVVPALPMTFTELEAKAAAALSPSVWSYVAGGAGDERTQRANVTAFDGWGLIPRMFVGAAERDLSIEMFGLRLPSPVFMAPIGVIGICAQDGHGDLASARAAAATGVPMMVSTLTADPLEDVAAEFGDTPGFFQLYTPKDRELAASLVHRAEAAGYKAIVVTLDTWVPGWRPRDLSTSNFPQLRGHCLSNYFSDPVFRAGLAQPPEENPQAAILSWIQTFGNPLTWDDLPWLRSLTDLPLIVKGICHPDDVRRARDGGIDGIYCSTHGGRQANGGLPALDCLPDVVAAADGMPVLFDSGIRTGADIIKALALGATAVGIGRPYAYGLALGGTAGIVHVLRSLLAEADLIMAVDGYPSRLDLTPETLRRVT